In one Mycobacteroides chelonae genomic region, the following are encoded:
- a CDS encoding saccharopine dehydrogenase family protein — translation MATDTTRIVFIGAAGEMCRVAIERFARTAENWKLELYDIRPEPLRALVAKLPAGSATIGTLDLFDVEALHEVIAGAALVLLGAGPYVRTAEPVMAACIEKKVPYLDLDDDEASTRAAMELDGQARKAGVPIFVGCGASPGLTNVMAADASRDMDAVERIDVCWVTGDEGPVAFGRAVLDHAIRGFAGPCQTWEHGRAVQHQTFLETDVFDVGNSFGDRYRFYECAHPEAVTMPRRWPNADRIRVLGALDPPPVNGIMRGIAVAVQQNKIEMDEAIDFVNDVMTDKSGSLNVWRHALAGLWGTIRRGEVSVTDVLKYLATAVAKKHPEYRGTNYVRVTGTRDGKEVVSIRRLSVSGPGTAWTSMAAGTGAATAAFMVLAVDEISGLSGVLSPEDWADPERFYVALAATGGSKPHEVVEALVSPSSAVTARRLSDVH, via the coding sequence ATGGCTACAGACACCACGCGCATTGTCTTCATCGGGGCAGCAGGCGAAATGTGCCGCGTCGCGATCGAGCGGTTTGCGAGAACAGCCGAGAATTGGAAGCTGGAGCTCTACGACATCCGGCCGGAGCCACTGCGCGCGCTGGTCGCGAAACTGCCCGCGGGTTCGGCGACGATCGGCACGCTGGACCTGTTCGACGTCGAGGCGCTGCACGAGGTGATCGCGGGCGCCGCCCTCGTTCTGCTGGGCGCGGGACCGTATGTCCGCACCGCCGAGCCGGTGATGGCGGCGTGCATCGAGAAGAAGGTGCCGTATCTGGATCTCGACGACGACGAGGCCAGCACGCGGGCGGCGATGGAGCTCGACGGGCAGGCCAGGAAGGCCGGGGTGCCGATCTTCGTGGGATGCGGCGCCTCGCCCGGCCTGACGAATGTCATGGCGGCCGATGCATCGCGCGACATGGACGCCGTCGAGCGAATCGATGTGTGCTGGGTGACCGGGGACGAGGGACCTGTGGCCTTCGGACGCGCGGTGCTCGATCACGCGATCCGGGGTTTCGCCGGGCCGTGCCAGACCTGGGAGCACGGCCGGGCGGTACAGCACCAGACGTTCCTGGAGACCGACGTCTTCGACGTCGGGAACTCCTTCGGTGACCGCTACCGGTTCTACGAGTGCGCGCACCCCGAGGCGGTGACGATGCCGCGGCGCTGGCCGAACGCCGATCGGATTCGCGTGCTGGGCGCGCTCGACCCGCCGCCGGTCAACGGAATCATGCGTGGCATCGCAGTAGCGGTGCAGCAGAACAAGATCGAGATGGATGAGGCAATCGACTTCGTGAACGACGTGATGACGGACAAATCCGGTTCGCTCAACGTCTGGAGGCATGCGCTGGCGGGGCTGTGGGGCACCATTCGGCGCGGCGAGGTCAGCGTGACCGATGTGCTCAAGTACCTGGCGACCGCAGTGGCGAAGAAACATCCCGAATATCGCGGGACCAACTATGTGCGGGTGACGGGCACCCGCGACGGCAAGGAGGTCGTCTCGATTCGCCGATTGTCGGTGAGCGGACCGGGTACGGCCTGGACCAGCATGGCTGCCGGAACCGGTGCAGCGACAGCGGCATTCATGGTGCTGGCGGTCGACGAGATCAGCGGGCTCTCGGGTGTCTTGTCTCCGGAGGACTGGGCCGATCCGGAGCGGTTCTATGTCGCGTTGGCGGCCACGGGTGGCTCAAAACCGCATGAGGTGGTCGAGGCACTGGTCAGCCCGAGTTCAGCGGTGACCGCACGTCGGCTCAGCGACGTTCACTAG
- a CDS encoding transporter codes for MDIRGAMFALADLFMVFAGFTYGWKFIRDDKNYLLGLEWIIVATSGTNFLMYGLLALSPDSTSFHVAIFFDAFSRSGGITVILVLGLMAVTHGYKPSRAIDIGVFVLAGLVGLGLTEYALRTMHPTTHHVGLAGALFLVVMNLLTTVFLLYFAARLWSIDERSHAVRVVIVTLMGSAVAVTYDFYDIPGDDANRTLFYIAALTTWGLQMIVYYYAYHALRNHNQRTGPLSPLAIDQTVTRTHRST; via the coding sequence ATGGACATCAGAGGCGCAATGTTCGCACTTGCCGATCTGTTCATGGTTTTCGCGGGATTCACCTATGGATGGAAGTTCATTCGCGATGACAAAAACTATCTACTCGGCCTGGAATGGATCATCGTCGCCACATCGGGAACCAACTTCCTCATGTACGGTCTGCTCGCTCTGAGCCCGGACAGCACAAGTTTCCACGTCGCGATTTTCTTCGACGCGTTCTCCAGGTCGGGGGGCATCACCGTGATCCTCGTGCTGGGCCTGATGGCTGTCACGCATGGGTACAAGCCCTCGCGCGCAATCGATATCGGCGTCTTCGTGCTGGCCGGACTGGTCGGTCTGGGCCTGACCGAGTATGCGTTGCGGACCATGCATCCCACCACGCATCACGTCGGGCTCGCGGGCGCGCTCTTCCTCGTCGTGATGAACCTTCTCACCACGGTCTTCTTGCTGTACTTCGCCGCACGGCTGTGGAGCATCGATGAGCGGAGCCACGCGGTGCGCGTCGTGATCGTCACCCTCATGGGTTCCGCCGTCGCGGTGACATACGACTTCTACGACATACCCGGTGACGATGCGAACCGGACCCTCTTCTACATCGCGGCCCTCACGACGTGGGGACTGCAGATGATCGTCTATTACTACGCCTACCACGCGCTCCGCAACCACAACCAGCGGACAGGTCCGTTGTCGCCGTTGGCCATTGATCAAACGGTGACCCGAACACATCGCAGTACCTGA